From the genome of Burkholderia pyrrocinia:
ACCAGGAAGAAGAACAGCAGCAGCGCGTTCTGCCCAGCATAGTGCGGAATGTCGAGGATCAGCACGGCCGGCGCGTGGCTCAGCCCGTACACGCACACCATCAGCGCCCAGTTGATCTTCGCGTTGCGGCTCAGGAATTCGCGCGTGTCCTGCGTGAGCGCCGACACGAGCGACATCGCGAAGAACAGGTGCACCGGCACGAAGATCGAATACATCCCGTACCAGTCGATCCCGAGCAGCAGGTACTGCACGGGGATCGCGACGAAGAACGCGATGAACAGCGTCGTGTGGTCGCTTGCGGTGGTCGGCGTGAGCGTGATGAATTCGCGCAGCGTCAGGTACGACAGCAGCGCGAACACGAGATACGTGACGTTGTTGCCGAGGCCGATCGCGATGGCCATGATCGCGATCATCGCCCACCACGCGCGGATGCGCTGGTTCAGGTTGACGATGGTCGAGCTCGTGCCGCCGCTGCGCGCGCCGAGGATCGCGCCGATCACGGTGGCGATGACGAGCACGCCCGTGACGCCCGCGACCAGTTCCCAGAAAAGAGTTCGCATGGAGATATCCGCAAAAAGGGAGAGGAGGGGGCGGTGTTCAGCCGGCCGGCCGCTGCGGCGGCGCGAGCGCGACGATCGCGTCGCGCATGCGGGCGAGGAACGTCGGCTTGTCTTCCTGGGCGCCGAGCGCATCGTTCGCGCCGAAGTGCACCTTGCAGATCAGCGGCACCGGCCAGATCGCACCCTTCGGCATGATCCGTTGCAGGTTCTCGAGATAGACGGGCGCGAGCGCGACGTTCGGGAACTCGGTCGCGAGGTGGAACAGCCCGCTCTTGAACGGCTGCGGCAGGATCTCCGCGCCACGCGTGCCTTCCGGGAAGATGATGATCGAATGGCCCTGCTTG
Proteins encoded in this window:
- a CDS encoding phosphatidate cytidylyltransferase, which produces MRTLFWELVAGVTGVLVIATVIGAILGARSGGTSSTIVNLNQRIRAWWAMIAIMAIAIGLGNNVTYLVFALLSYLTLREFITLTPTTASDHTTLFIAFFVAIPVQYLLLGIDWYGMYSIFVPVHLFFAMSLVSALTQDTREFLSRNAKINWALMVCVYGLSHAPAVLILDIPHYAGQNALLLFFFLVVVQISDVLQYVVGKLFGRRKIAPQLSPSKTIEGFVGGGLLATLCGASLYRVTPFSFGAAFGISLAIVIAGFVGGLVLSAVKRSLGTKDWGSMIAGHGGMLDRVDSICFAAPVFFHLVRYLYV